In the genome of Amaranthus tricolor cultivar Red isolate AtriRed21 chromosome 15, ASM2621246v1, whole genome shotgun sequence, one region contains:
- the LOC130800786 gene encoding uncharacterized protein LOC130800786, with amino-acid sequence MANSSLSSSTEAVDKLQDVAAPLPTPSPSSFFDDWERRIFYPTLLGGIVGGAVGAMSKHRNVYGLANVSATYATNLAVVTGCYCGAREFARVTRKAEHDDLINSVVGGLCSGALLGRFQGGQRGAVRYSLMFAVAGTAFDFATLKLEPLVRSYYDSLFGGDLKLPEWSPIQILDEEALAAKKAREEQLRAQRAITMRSKES; translated from the exons ATGGCAAATTCTTCGTTATCATCATCCACAGAAGCTGTTGATAAATTGCAGGATGTTGCCGCTCCTCTTCCAACTCCATCGCCATCTTCGTTTTTTGACGACTGGGAAAGAAGAATCTTCTACCCTACACTTCTTGGAG GGATTGTTGGGGGAGCAGTTGGGGCGATGTCAAAGCATCGTAATGTTTATGGCCTTGCAAATGTTTCAGCTACTTATGCTACCAATCTCGCCGTTGTCACTGGCTGCTACTGTG GAGCTCGTGAGTTTGCTAGAGTTACCCGAAAAGCTGAACACGATGATCTTATCAATTCTGTTGTTGGAGGACTTTGTAGTGGAGCACTTCTAGGTCGTTTTCAAG GTGGTCAACGTGGGGCTGTTCGCTACTCTCTTATGTTTGCCGTTGCTGGAACAGCATTTGATTTTGCCACACTTAAACTGGAACCTCTTGTGAGGAGCTACTACGATTCATTGTTCGGCGGGGACTTGAAGTTACCTGAGTGGTCTCCCATTCAGATACTCGATGAGGAAGCCCTAGCTGCAAAGAAAGCTCGTGAAGAACAACTTCGTGCTCAACGAGCTATTACTATGAGGAGCAAAGAATCTTGA